GCGAGGACGCCACCCCGGGACCGTGCGGCGGTGCGGGCTGCGGCGGCCAGGGGTGCTTCTCGCGTACGGCCCGGGCTGCCGGTGACTGCGCGCCGCGCCCGACGGTGACCGAGGTACCCGACCCGCGCGAGGACCGGCGGATCGGCTGGCTGGCCGCCGACACCGTCTGGTGGGGCGGCCGGCTCCGCAGGGGCGTGGTCCTGCGGTCCGGTGCGGACGGCACGGTGAAGCCGGTGCCGGCCGAGATGGCGCCGGCGGACGGTGTCCGGCGCTTCCCGGGCACGCTGCTTCCCGGGCTGGTCGACGCGCACGTCCACTCCGCGCTGGTCGACCTCGGCACGGTGCGGGCCGGGGGCATCGCCGCCGTCTGGGACCTGGGCGGCGAGCCCGGGGCGGTCGCCGCGCTCGCCTCCCGGACCGACGCGGGGCTGCCGCGGATCCGGTATGCGGGACCGTTCCTGATCGCGCCCGGCGGCTACCCGAGCGACCGGGCCTGGGCGCCGGCCGGCAGCTGGCGGGAGATCGCCTCGGCGGCGGACGCCGGTGCCGCGGTGGCCGGCGCCTGGTCGGCCGGCGCGACCCTGATCAAGGTGACCGCGCACGCCGGCGGTCCCCTGCTACCGCAGCCGGTGCTGCGCGCGCTGGTCGACGCCGCGCACGCCGCCGGGCTGCCGGTCGTGGTGCACGCCGAGGGCCCGGGCACGGTGGCCGCCGCGTTCGAGGCCGGCGCCGATCTGCTCGCGCACACCCCGTGGACCGAGGCGCTGCCGGACGCCCTGGTCCGCGCCTGCGCCACCAGGATGACCTGGATCAGCACCCTGGACATCCACGGCTGGGGCGATCCCGACCCGGCCCGGGAGGTGGCCGTCGGCAACCTGCGGCGGTTCGTCGAGCACGGCGGCAAGGTCCGGTACGGTACCGACCTCGGCAACGGCCCGCTGCCGCCCGGGGTCAACAGCCGTGAGCTGCGCGCGCTGCGCTCGGCCGGGCTGGCCCCCGACGAGATCCTCACCGCCATGACCGAGCCGGACCACCCGGAGATCACCTGGCTGCCCGGTGGCCTCGACCTGTCCCCGGCGGGCTTCGCCGACTCGCTGGCCACCGCCCGCGTCCTCGACGACGCGGTCCGGCCCCGCTCCGCCTGAGCGCCCGCCCCGCCGATCAGGCCGGGGCGTGCACCGGACGGCGGGCGCCCAGCACCGGGTCCACCTCGTACATCCGGGCCTCGGCGAGGTCGAAGTACAGGCCGGCCAGGCGGAGACGGCCGGCCTGCTCGGCGGCCCGGACCACCGGGTAGGTACGCAGGTTGGCCAGCTGCCGGAGGACGTTGTCGGTGCAGCAGCGCTCCTCGTCGGCCGGGTCGGCGAACTCGGTGCCGGCGTGCGACAGCCAGTCGCCCAGGGACGAGCCCGGGACGGCGGCGCCGGACATCAGCGCGCGGACGGCGCCGCAGCCGGAATGGCCGCAGACGGTGATGGTGGTGACGCCGAGAACCTCGACGGCGTACTCCACGGCGGCGCCGACCGAGGCGTCGCCGGCCGCGTGCGGCGGGACCAGATTGCCGACGTTGCGGACGCAGAACAGGTCGCCCGGGCCGCTGCCGGTGATCAGGTTGGGCACCATCCGGGAGTCGGCGCAGGTGATGAAGAGCTGCTCGGGGCGCTGGCCGTCGCGGGCCAGGGCGGCCAGCTGCGGGCGGACCAGCGGGGCCACGGTGCGCTCGAACTCGGCGATGCCGGCCGCCATGGCGTCCCGGCGTTGCAGGTCCAGGCTCTGCCAGCGGGACCAGGAGCCGAGCAGGCGGGGCGTGCTCTTCGCCTCGCCCAGCCGGCCGGTGGTGGCCCGGGAGAACCACGAGTCGTGCACCTCCCGGATCCGCACCCGGCCGCCGGCCTTCCGGTAGGCCTCCCGCCAGTCCCGGATCGTCTCGAACGCGCCGTGGTCGAGGTAGTCCAGGTGCAGCTCGACGTCCACCTCCTGGCCCGCCGGCAGCGCGGCGAACTCCCTGGTCAGCCGGGCCGACTCGATGAACGCGAGGGTGCCGCCGAGGGTGACCAGCCACTGGCCGGGCGCCCGCTCGACGGTCCGGATCTCGCAGCGGGTGAGCCGCCAGAGGATCAGCACGGCCGCGGTGACCATGCCGAGCAGGACCCCGGTGAGCAGGTCGACAGCGACCACGCCGAGCGCGGTGACCAGGTAGGTGGGCAGCTCCCGGTGCCGGGCGTAGGTGCGGATCTGCGCCAGGCTCACCAGCCGCAGGCCGACCACGATCAGCACCGCGGCCAGCGCCGCCATCGGGATGCGTTCCAGCAGGCCGGCGCAGAACAGCACGAACCCGGCGACCCACACGCCGTGCATGATCGACGAGGCGCGGGACCGGGCGCCGGCCGCCACGTTCGTCGAGCTGCGGACGATCACGCCGGTCACCGGCAGGCCGCCGAGCAGCCCGGAGACGGTGTTGGCGGCGCCCTGGGCGACCAGCTCGCGGTTCAGGTCGGCGCGCGGGCCGTCGTGCAGCCGGTCCACGGCCACCGCGGAGAGCAGCGACTCGACGCTGGCGACCAGCGCGATGGTGAGCACCGCGACGGTGATCTCGCGCAGCGGCGCGTCCGGCCAGGCCGGGGTGACCAGCTCGGCGAGCGGTTCGTCGGGGAGCCGGACCCGCTCCACGTCGGCACCGGTGACATGCGCCAGCACGGTGACGCCGGCCACCGCGACCAGGGCGGCCGGCAGTAGCGAGATCCGGACGAAGCGCGGCCAGAGGATCAGGATGGCGATGGTGAGCAGGCCGAGCGCCGCGGACAGGCCGTGGTGGGTGGCGATCTGGCCGGGCAGCTCACGCAGGTTGCGCCAGGCCGAGCTCTGCGGCGCGCCGCCGAGCAGCACGTGTACCTGGCCGAGCGCGATGACCAGGCCGATGCCGGCCAGCATGCCGTGCACGACGGCGGGTGAGAGGGCCAGGGCGGCGCGGCCCAGGCGGGACGCACCGAGCAGGATCTGGACGATCCCGGCGACGGCCACGATGGCGGCGGTGCCGGCGAAGCCGAAATCGGCGACGGCGCCGGCCACGATCACGGTCAGCCCGGCGGCCGGGCCGCTGACCTGGAGAGGGGCGCCGCCCAGGGCGCCCGCGACGACGCCGCCCACGACGGCGGCGACCAGGCCGGCGAACAGCGGGGCCCCGGAGGCCGCCGCGATACCCAGCGACAACGGGATGGCGATCAGGAACACGACGATGGACGCCGGCAAGTCCCGGCGCAGCAACTGCGTCAAGTCGGACATTTCGTAAATGTACCGAGCGGCGGTTACGGCGCCTTTACAACGCGGGCACGTCCAGGCAAAACACAGCCGTTTGCCGACGAGTTCCCAGCGAGGAGAAAGGGCCCGTAGGCCCTCTCAGCGGCGCCTCACGCCTTCCAGACGTCCTTGTTCGACTCGTACATGTCGCGCAGGATCATCGGCACGTCGTAGGTCACCTTCCAGTCCGGGTAGTGCTCCTCGAACCGGGCCGTGCTGCTGATCCACCACTGGTGGTCGCCGGTCCGGTTCTCCGGCACGTACTCGGTGTCGGCGGGCAGCCCGGCGATCTCCGAGGCCAGCTGGAACGCCTCCAGCACGGAGCAGTTCGAGGTACGCCCGCCGCCCATGTTGTAGATCTCGGCGACCCGCGGCGCCTTCTGGAACGCCTCGAACGCGGACACCAGGTCGTGCGAGTGGATCGCGTCGCGGACCTGCTTGCCCTTGTACCCGAAGATCCGGTACTTGCGCTGCTCCATGACGCACCGCATCACGTACGCCAGGAAGCCGTGCAGCTCGGCGGCGGAGTGCCCCGGGCCGGTCAGGGTGCCACCACGGAACACCGCTGTCGGCATGCCGAAGTACCGCCCGTACTCCTGCACCATCACGTCGGCGGCGACCTTGCTGGCCCCGAAGATCGAGTGCAGGCTGCTGTCGATGGTCATCGTCTCGTCGATGCCCTGGTACCACTTGTGGTCCTCGGGCAGCTCCCAGCGGGTCTCCCGCTCGACCAGCGGCAGCGAGTTCGGCGTGTCGCCGTACACCTTGTTGGTGGAGGTGAAGATGAACGGCGCGTCGATGGCATGCCGGCGGGCCGACTCCAGCATGTTCAGCGTGCCGACAGCGTTCACGTCGAAGTCGGTGTACGGCTCGCGGGCCGCCCAGTCGTGGCTCGGCTGCGCGGCGGCGTGGATGACCAGGCCGATGTTCTTCCCGTACTGGGCGAAGAGCCGGCCCAGGCCCTCCCGGTCGCGGATGTCCAGCGAGTAGTGGGTGTACCGGTCGCCGATCTCCTTGGTCATCCGCTCCAGGTTCCACTTGGTGGAGCCGTCGGCGCCGAAGAAGTAGCCGCGCATGTCGTTGTCGACACCGACCACGTCCATGCCGAGGGCGGCGAAGTGGCGGACCGACTCGGAACCGATCAGACCGGCCGAGCCGGTGATGACGACGACGCTGCCCATCAAAACCTCCGCAGGATGTGGGTCCGACGCCCGAGGTTACCGGTAGCGACGAAAGCCACCGTCCACCGGTCGGGAGGTAGTGACCACCATGCTTGGCAAGAGCACGAAGTGGGCACCTGTCACATCTGCCACAGCTGATGAAGGCGGTCGTGATGACGGAGTCCCTGCCGGTCCTTGCCCCTGCGAGCCCGGACACCGAGACGCTCACGCTCGGTGCCGAGGAGGAGTTGCACGTCGTCGACCTGACCACCCGTGAACTGGTGCCGCGGGCGCCCGAGGTGCTCGACCGGCTCGACCCGGAGCACTTCTCGGCCGAGCTGCACCGCTCGGTGGTGGAGACGAACACCCCGGTCAGCACCACCCTCGACGGCCTGCGCGAGGGGATCACGGAGCGCCGCCGGACCGCGCTCGCGGTCGCCGGGTCGCTCGGGCTGGGCCTGGTCGCGGCCGGCACCGTTCCGCTGGTCGACCTGGACGCGCTGCCGGTCACCCCGACCAACCGGTACCGCCGGATGCTGCACGAGTATCAGATGCTCGTCCGGGAGCAGCTGATCTGCGGCGCCCAGGTGCACGTCGGCGTGCCGGACCGGGACGAGGCGGTGGCGGTGGCCCAGCGGGTCGCCCCGGCGCTGCCGGTGCTGCTGGCCCTGTCGGCCAGCTCGCCCTACTGGATGGGCGAGGACTCCGGGTACGCCAGTGTCCGCTCCCTGGTCTGGTCGCGCTGGCCGACCGCCGGCGACAGCGGCGTGCTGTCCTCCGCGGCGGAGCACGACCAGCTGGTCGGCGACCTGATCGCGTCCGGGACGATCACCGACCCGAAGATGGTCTACTTCGACGTCCGGCCGTCCGCGCACGTGCCCACCGTGGAGTTGCGGGTCACCGACGCCTGCCCGGACGTGGACACCGTGGTGCTGCTGGCCGGCCTGTTCCGGGCCCTGGTCCGCCGGGCCCGCGACGAGTACCGGGCCGGCCTCCCCCAGCTCACCGTCCCGCCGCCGCTGCACCGCGCGGCGATGTGGCGGGCCGCCCGCTCCGGCCTGGAGGGCGACCTGCTCGACCTGCCCCGCTCCCCGGTCCCGGTGCCGGCCGCCGTCGCCGTCGAGCACCTGGTCGGCGAGCTGCGCCCGGACCTCGAGGCGCTGGGCGACTGGGAGCAGGTCAGCGACCTGTCGGAGCGGGCGCTGAGCCGGGGCAGCTCGGCGTCGCGGCAACGGCGCGCCCTGACCCGGCGGGGCCGGATCGCCGACGTCGTGGACCTGCTGGTCACCGAGACCGGCGGCGGCTTCCCGAAGGCCGGCCCGGCGGCGCCGGTCCGGCTGGCCCCCTACACGCTGACCGGCGACGAGGCCTTCCCGGACGGGATCGCCCCGGAGTACGCCGGGATCGTCCCGGCGCTGACCGCGCTCGGCGCCACCGGCCTGCGGCACCGCGAGGACGCCCGGGACGAGGAGCAGCGGGCCAACGGGGTGACGTTCAGCGTGGCGGGCGAGGCGGCCACCCGGCTCTTCCCGTTCGACCTGGTGCCGCGGGTGGTCCCGGCGGACGACTGGACGGCGCTGACCGCCGGGCTCACCCAGCGGGTCCGGGCCCTGAACGCGTTCCTGGCCGACGTCTACGACACCCGGCAGATCGTGGCCGACGGCGTCGTACCGGAATGGGTGATCGACGGCTCCCCGGAGCTGCGGGCCAGCGGCGCGCTCTCCTCCGGGCCCGGCGTGCGGGCGCAGGTGGCCGGCGTCGACCTGGTCCGGGACGTGGACGGCCGGTGGTGCGTGCTGGAGGACAACCTGCGGGTGCCGTCCGGGATCGCGTACGCCATGCAGAACCGCCGGCTGACCGAGAGCATCCTGCCCGAGCTGCCCCGGCCCGGGAACCTGATCCCGGTGGACGACACGCCCCGCCTTCTCAAGGAGGCGCTGCTGGCCTCGGCCCCCGGCGACGACCCGGCGCTCGTCGTGCTCAGCCAGGGACCCGACGACTCGGCGTGGTTCGAGCACCGGATGCTGGCCGAGGCGATGGGCGTGCCGGTGGTGCGCAGCACCGAGCTGTTCGTCGAGGACGGCCGGGTGCACCGGCTGCGGGACGGCAAGCGGTACCCGGTGGACGTGATCTACCTGCGGATGGGTGAGGACAGCCTGGTGCACTCCCCCGGCGCGGACGGGATGCCGCTGGGCCCGAGCCTGGTCGCGGCGCTGCACGCGCGGACCGTCAGGCTGGCGAACTCGCTGGGCAACGGGATCGGCGACGACAAGGCGGTCTACGCGTACGCCGGCCGGATGATCGAGTACTACCTGAACGAGAAGCCGCTGCTGGCGGACGTGCCGACCTACCTCTGCGGGCTGCCGGAGCAGCGAGCCGAGGTGCTGTCCCGGCTGGACGAGCTGGTCTGCAAGCCGGTCGACGGGTACGGCGGGGACCGGATCGTGATCGGCCCGCACGCCACCGCCGACGAGCTGGACGCGCTGCGCCGGCAGATCCGCACCGCCCCGCACCGCTGGGTGGCGCAGGACCTGGTCCGGCTCTCCACCCACCCGGTGTTCGACGGGCACCAGCTCGCGCCCCGGCACGTGGACCTGCGCGCCTTCGTCTTCACCGGCGACCGCCCGGTGGTCGCTCCGGCCGCGCTCACCCGGGTGGCGCCGGCCGGCTCCATGATCGTCAACTCGTCGCGTGGCGGCGGCTCCAAAGACACCTGGTTGCTGGCCTGAGGAGGGGTTTGGATGTGCGGAATAGCCGGAGAGATCCGGTACGGCGAGCGGCCCGCGGACGCCGAGGCGGTCCGGCGGATGCTGCCCGTCCTGGAGTCACGCGGCCCGGACGGGGAGGGACTCTGGGAACACGGCCGGATCGTCCTCGGCCATCGCCGCCTGAAGATCATCGACCTGAGCGACGCCGGCCGGCAGCCGATGACCGATCCTGATCTCGGCCTGACGGTGGTCTTCAACGGCTGCGTCTACAACTACCGCGAGCTTCGCGAGGAGCTGCGCGGGTACGGCTACCGGTTCTTCTCCACGTCGGACACCGAGGTGATCCTGAAGGCGTACCACCGATGGGGTGCCGACTGTGTCACCCGGTTCTTCGGGATGTTCGCCTTCGCGGTGGCCGAGCACGACAGCGGGACCGTCACGCTGGCCCGCGACCGGCTCGGGATCAAGCCGCTCTACCTGGCCGAGACGCCGGGACGGCTGCGGTTCGCCTCCACGCTGCCGGCCCTGCTCGCCGCCGGCGGGGTGGACACCACGCTGGACAAGGTGGCGCTGCAGCACTACATGACGTTCCACTCGGTGGTGCCGGCGCCGCGGACCATCGTCGCCGGGATCCGGAAACTGCCGCCGGCCACGGTGCGGGTGGTCAAGGCGGACGGGACGGTGACGGATCGGTGCTACTGGACGGCCGCTTTTCACCGTACGCGAGCCTTGGCGGACAACGAGTGGGCCGCAGCCGTGCGGGAAACGCTGGGTCTCGCCGTGCGGCGGCGCATGGTCGCCGACGTGCCGGTGGGGGTGCTGCTCTCCGGCGGCCTGGACTCCAGCTTCATCGTGGCCCTGCTGGCGCAGCAGGGGCAGCAGGGGCTGACCACGTTCAGCATCGGATTCGAGGCGGGTGGCGGCGAGAGCGGCGACGAGTTCCGCTACTCGGATCTGATCGCGAAGGAGTTCGGTACCGAGCACCATCAGATCAGGATCGGACGAGATCGGTTCCTGCCGGCGGTGGACCGGACGGTGGCGGCGATGAGCGAGCCGATGGTCAGCCACGACTGCGTCGCCTTCCACCTGCTCAGCGAGGACGTGGCGAAGCAGGTCACCGTGGTGCAGTCGGGGCAGGGCGCGGACGAGATCCTCGCCGGTTACAGCTGGTACCCGCCGCTCGCCGGGGTGCCTCGCGACCGGGCCGTCGAGGCGTACGCGGCGGAGTTCTTCGACAGGCCGCACGCCGAGCTCGCCGGGCAGCTCAGCCCGGCCTGGCACCTCGACCGGGACCATGCCACGGAGTTCGTCGCGGAGAGTTTCGGGCAGCCCGGTGCGGAGACCGCCGTCGACGCGGCGCTGCGCCTCGACTCGCAGGTGATGCTGGTGGACGATCCGGTCAAGCGGGTCGACAACATGACGATGGCGTGGGGGCTGGAGGCGCGCGTACCGTTCCTCGACCACGAGCTGGTGGAGCTGGCCGCGGCCTGCCCGCCCGCGCTCAAGCTGGCCTCGGGCGGCAAGGGCGTGCTCAAGGACGCGGCCCGCGGGCTGGTGCCGGACGAGGTGATCGACCGGACGAAGGGATATTTCCCGGTACCGGGCATCCGGCACCTGGAAGGCCCGATGCTGGCGAAGGTGCGCGACGCGCTGCTCGCGCCGGAGGCCCGCGCCCGCGGGCTGTTCCGGCCGGAGTACGTCGCGGCGCTGCTGGCCGACCCGAACACCCCGCGGACCACACTCGGGGCGAACCAGCTGTGGCAGCTCGCGCTGCTGGAGATGTGGTTGCAGGACAAGAAGCTCTAGGAGGCTGGTTTTGCTCGATCGCGCCGACGTGACGCTCCTGCCGGCGTTCTCCCTCCTGCCGGCGGCCGTCGCGGGAAGCTGGTCGCCGGCGTTGTCGCCGGACGGGCGGCACGCGGCCTACGTCTCGGACCGCGACGGGATGCCGGCCGTCTGGGTCCAGCCGGTCGGCGGGGAGCTGGCCTTCCCGATCGCTCTCGGCCATCCGGTGAGCGCCGTGGCCTGGTCGTCCGGCGGCGGCTGGCTGGCCTGCCAGCTCGCCCCGGGCGGCGGGCCCCGGCAGGAGGTGTGGCTGGTCCGGCCGGACGGGTCGGATCCGCACCAGGTGGCCGGTTTCGGGGCGGACACCGCCGACGACATGCGGTGGCTGCCCGGGCGCCCGGTGCTCGCCCTGACCGAGAACCTGACCAGCGCCGTCCTGATCGACGTGGTGTCCGGCACCCGGACCGTGGTCAGCACCGGCGACCTGATCTCCCTGCGCGACGTCGACCCGAGCGGCCGGTTCGCGCTGCTCCGCCAAGGCCCCCGGGGCGCCCGCGTCATTCTCCTCGAAGATCTGATTTCCGGTACGACGAAGCAGGTCGCCCGCGGCGAACAGGCGGTCTTCGCCCCCGGCGGCGACAGCGTGTACGTGCGTGACGAGGAGGGGGAGTTCCCGGTCCTGCGGCGAGACGACGTGGTGCTCGCCGGTGGCCCCGCCCCCGCTCGCCGGCCCGGCCCGGCCGGCGAGCCGTCGGAGGTCGAGTCGTTCGCGGTGACAGCGGACGGGCGGACGGTCGCGGTGCTGTGGAACGTGCGCGGCGGTGAGTCCGCGCTGGAGCTGCTGACCTCCGGCGGGTCCCGGACGGTGCCGCTGCCCGGGCCGGTCGTCTCCGGGCTCACCTGGAGCCACGACGGGTCCACGCTGGCCTTCACCGCCGAGGGACCGGGCCAGCCGCACGGGGTGTGGGCCTGCGACAGCGACGGCACCAACCTGCGGGCCGTCTCCGCCGAGCCGCCCGGGGACGGCACCGTGCGGCCGACGCTGGAGAAGGTCACCGCGCACGACGGCCTGACCCTGACCGGCTGGCTGTTCACGCCGCCCGGGGACGGGCCGCACCCGGCGGTCGTGTGGCTGCACGGCGGACCGGAGGCGCAGGAGCGGCCCGGTCACGGCCCGCTCTTCCAGGCCCTGGTGCGGCGCGGCATCGCGGTCTTCGCCCCGAACGTGCGCGGCTCGTCCGGGTTCGGCCGCAGCTTCGTGAACGCTGACAACGGGCCGCTGCGGTACGACGCGATCGAGGACGTCCGGTCGTGTGTCAGGCACCTGCGCGACTCCGGTCTCGCCGGGCGGGTGGGGTTGATGGGCCGCTCCTACGGTGGCTACCTGACACTGGCGGCGCTGTGCGCCTTTCCCGCGCTGTTCGAGGTCGGTGTCGACATCTGCGGCATGTCGAACTTCCAGACCTTCTACCGGCACACCGAGCCATGGATCGCCGCCGCCGCGATCAGCAAGTACGGCGATCCGGTGACCGATGCGGCACTGCTGCACGACCTGTCCCCGATCCACCAGATCGACCGGCTCCGGGCGCCGCTGCTGGTCGTCCACGGCGAGAACGACACCAACGTCCCGGTGATCGAGGCGGAGCAGGTGGTGGCGGCGCTCGCCGCCCGCGGCCTGCCGCACCGCTACCTGCTCTTTCCCGGGGAGGGGCACGAACTGCTGCACCAGACGTCCCGCGCCACCTTTCTCAGGGAGACGCTCGACTGGCTGACCGAGCATCTGCTCACCTGACACTCGGCTGTGTCGTTGTCCACAGCGGGAGTTCGTCCACAGGGCACCGAGAGAGTCGCCGCCGATCCGGTCACACTGATCGAGGGGGCTCCCCCTGGGAGGGCGGGCCGTGAGCGGGCGGGCCATGAGCGGGCGGGCCATGAGCGGGCGGGCCATGAGCGGGCGGGCCATGAGCGAACGAACCACGAGCGAACGAACCACGAGCGAACGAGCCACAAGCGAACGAACCACAAGCGGACGAACGGGCCATGAGCGCACCCGCCACGAGCACGCGCCATGAGCGTCACTCCGGCGCCGCCCCGAGCCGCTGCTCCAGTCGCTCGATCCGCTCGATCAGCGGCTGCAAAGCCTGCGCGAGCAGCTGAGCCGCACCGGCGGTGCCGGCGTCGCGCTGCGACGCGGCGGCAGCGGTGTTGGCCTGCAGGTGCCGGTAACCGGCCAGCGCCGAGGCGACCGCCCGGCGGGTGAGGCGCGGCTCGGCACCGGCCGCCCGCAGCACCCGGCCACCCACGCCGTCCGGCTCGGCGGCCAGGCCGAGCAGCAGGTGCTCGCACCCCACGTAGTTGTGCCCGATGCTGACCGCCTCGCCCACGGCCAGCTCCAGCGCCCCGGCCGCCGGGACGCTGAGGTGCACGCCATCGCCCGGGCCGGGCGGCTCGTCGGCCGGCTCCCGGTCCAGCTCGGCGGCGAGCCGGGCGGGGTCGATCTCCAGGGCCTGGAGCACGTGCAGCGCGAGGTTGGTGCCCTCCTCGATCATGGCGCCGAGTAGATGGCCGGTGCCGACAGTGCGGAGCGAGGCGGCCCGGGCCCGGTCGACGGCCAGGCCGAGCACCGTCCGCGTCCGGCCGGTCATCAGCGGGAAGCGCTCCTCCAGGTCGGCTCCGGACAGCTCGGCCAGCGACGTCTCGCGGATCGCGGTGACCCGGCGCACCGCCTGCTCCAGGGCCCGCTGGCAGATCGCCGAGACCGGCAGCCCGGTCTCCCGGACCGCCTCGGCCAGCTCGTCCGGCAAATACACGTTGATCTTCGGCATCGCGCTCACGCTCCCTCTGCGTCTTGGGGTTATAAGGCTATACCCCTATTGGGGTTACAACAAGGAACAGCAGTGGGCAAACGCACGTTGCACCGCGACGACCTGCGGAGAAGGCTGGAAAGGCACCTGCACAACGTGAGTGGAAGGCACCACATGTCCCTGCGACCCGGAGCCCGGGCCTGGGCGGTGTGGGCCGCCGGCCTCGCCGCGTATGTCACCGCCGTCCTGCACCGCACCTCGCTGGGGGTGGCCGGTCTCGACGCGCAGCACCGGTTCGACGTGGGTGCCGGCGCGCTCGCCAGCTTCGCGGTGCTCCAGCTGCTGGTCTACGCCGGCCTGCAGATCCCGGTCGGGCTGCTGCTCGACCGGTTCGGATCACTGCGCCTGGTGGTCTGCGGCGGTCTCGTGATGGCCGTCGGGCAGACCTTGATGGCGTTCGCCGACGGGATGACCGGGGCGATCCTGGCCCGGGTCCTGGTCGGCGCCGGCGACGCGATGACCTTCATCAGCGTGCTGCGCCTGGTCCCGCGCTGGTTCCCGGCCCGCCGGGTGCCGGTGCTCTCCCAGCTCACCGGGATCGTCGGGCAGCTCGGGCAGATCCTCTCCGCGGTGCCGCTGGCCGCCGTGCTGGCCCGGTCCGGCTGGACCGCCGGCTTCCTCGGCGCGGCCGCCGCCGGGCTCTTCGTCTCGCTGGTCGCCCTCGCCGCGCTGCGCGACACCCCGGACCACCGGGTCAGCAGCGGCCACCCGATCAACCTGCGGCGCCTCGGTGCCGACCTGAGCGGCGCCTGGCGGCACCCGGGCACCCGGCTCGGGCTGTGGACGCACTTCACCACCCAGTTCACCGGCACGGTGTTCGCCCTGATGTGGGGCATCCCGTTCCTGGTCGCCGGGGAAGGGCTGACCCGCGCCGAGGCCGGCACCCTGCTCACCATCTTCGTGGTCACCGGCATGTGCGCCGGCCCGGTGCTCGGCACGCTGGTGCAGCGCTATCCGCTGCGCCGCTCGTTGCTGGTGCTCGGCATCGTGGCGATCAACCTGGGCGCCTGGGCGGTGGTCATCCTGTGGCCCGGGCGGGCCCCCTTCGCGCTGCTGGTGCTGCTGGTCGTGGCGCTCGGCTCCGGTGGTCCGGGTTCGATGATCGGGTTCGACTACGCGCGTACGTTCAATCCCCCGCACCGCCTCGGCACCGCGACCGGTGTGGTGAACGTGGGTGGTTTCGTCGCCTCGCTGCTCACCATCGAGCTGATCGGCCTGATCCTGGACGCCCGCACCGGCGGCCGTGCCGACTATCACATCGCCGACTTCCGGGTCGCGATGTCGGTGCAGTTCCTGGTGGCCGCGGTCGGCCTGGCAGGCATCCTGCGCACCCGGAAACTGGCCCGTCGCCGCTACGAACAGGAGGAGGGCGTCATCATCCGCCCGCTGCGGGTGGCCCTCGCCGAGCGGCGTGGTTTAGCGGCGAGCCGAGCGGTAAAGGCGGAAAGCTGGCGCGACTGAGAGGGGGCACATGACCGAGCACGCGCAACCCCGGATCTGGGCCGGCATCGACATCCCGAAAACCCTGGCCGGCACGCTGGCCGCGGTCTCCGCCGCGGTGGTCGGCTCGTTCCTCGGCGTGGCCGGCACGCTGATCGGCGCCGCGCTGGTCAGCCTGATCAGTTCGATTGCCACCGAGATCTATCACCGTTACCTGGAGCGGGGCACCAAGAAACTCCAGGCCGCGTTCGTCACCACGGACG
This window of the Actinoplanes oblitus genome carries:
- a CDS encoding amidohydrolase family protein: MSEDATPGPCGGAGCGGQGCFSRTARAAGDCAPRPTVTEVPDPREDRRIGWLAADTVWWGGRLRRGVVLRSGADGTVKPVPAEMAPADGVRRFPGTLLPGLVDAHVHSALVDLGTVRAGGIAAVWDLGGEPGAVAALASRTDAGLPRIRYAGPFLIAPGGYPSDRAWAPAGSWREIASAADAGAAVAGAWSAGATLIKVTAHAGGPLLPQPVLRALVDAAHAAGLPVVVHAEGPGTVAAAFEAGADLLAHTPWTEALPDALVRACATRMTWISTLDIHGWGDPDPAREVAVGNLRRFVEHGGKVRYGTDLGNGPLPPGVNSRELRALRSAGLAPDEILTAMTEPDHPEITWLPGGLDLSPAGFADSLATARVLDDAVRPRSA
- a CDS encoding bifunctional SulP family inorganic anion transporter/carbonic anhydrase; protein product: MSDLTQLLRRDLPASIVVFLIAIPLSLGIAAASGAPLFAGLVAAVVGGVVAGALGGAPLQVSGPAAGLTVIVAGAVADFGFAGTAAIVAVAGIVQILLGASRLGRAALALSPAVVHGMLAGIGLVIALGQVHVLLGGAPQSSAWRNLRELPGQIATHHGLSAALGLLTIAILILWPRFVRISLLPAALVAVAGVTVLAHVTGADVERVRLPDEPLAELVTPAWPDAPLREITVAVLTIALVASVESLLSAVAVDRLHDGPRADLNRELVAQGAANTVSGLLGGLPVTGVIVRSSTNVAAGARSRASSIMHGVWVAGFVLFCAGLLERIPMAALAAVLIVVGLRLVSLAQIRTYARHRELPTYLVTALGVVAVDLLTGVLLGMVTAAVLILWRLTRCEIRTVERAPGQWLVTLGGTLAFIESARLTREFAALPAGQEVDVELHLDYLDHGAFETIRDWREAYRKAGGRVRIREVHDSWFSRATTGRLGEAKSTPRLLGSWSRWQSLDLQRRDAMAAGIAEFERTVAPLVRPQLAALARDGQRPEQLFITCADSRMVPNLITGSGPGDLFCVRNVGNLVPPHAAGDASVGAAVEYAVEVLGVTTITVCGHSGCGAVRALMSGAAVPGSSLGDWLSHAGTEFADPADEERCCTDNVLRQLANLRTYPVVRAAEQAGRLRLAGLYFDLAEARMYEVDPVLGARRPVHAPA
- a CDS encoding NAD-dependent epimerase/dehydratase family protein, producing the protein MGSVVVITGSAGLIGSESVRHFAALGMDVVGVDNDMRGYFFGADGSTKWNLERMTKEIGDRYTHYSLDIRDREGLGRLFAQYGKNIGLVIHAAAQPSHDWAAREPYTDFDVNAVGTLNMLESARRHAIDAPFIFTSTNKVYGDTPNSLPLVERETRWELPEDHKWYQGIDETMTIDSSLHSIFGASKVAADVMVQEYGRYFGMPTAVFRGGTLTGPGHSAAELHGFLAYVMRCVMEQRKYRIFGYKGKQVRDAIHSHDLVSAFEAFQKAPRVAEIYNMGGGRTSNCSVLEAFQLASEIAGLPADTEYVPENRTGDHQWWISSTARFEEHYPDWKVTYDVPMILRDMYESNKDVWKA
- a CDS encoding carboxylate--amine ligase/circularly permuted type 2 ATP-grasp protein, producing the protein MTESLPVLAPASPDTETLTLGAEEELHVVDLTTRELVPRAPEVLDRLDPEHFSAELHRSVVETNTPVSTTLDGLREGITERRRTALAVAGSLGLGLVAAGTVPLVDLDALPVTPTNRYRRMLHEYQMLVREQLICGAQVHVGVPDRDEAVAVAQRVAPALPVLLALSASSPYWMGEDSGYASVRSLVWSRWPTAGDSGVLSSAAEHDQLVGDLIASGTITDPKMVYFDVRPSAHVPTVELRVTDACPDVDTVVLLAGLFRALVRRARDEYRAGLPQLTVPPPLHRAAMWRAARSGLEGDLLDLPRSPVPVPAAVAVEHLVGELRPDLEALGDWEQVSDLSERALSRGSSASRQRRALTRRGRIADVVDLLVTETGGGFPKAGPAAPVRLAPYTLTGDEAFPDGIAPEYAGIVPALTALGATGLRHREDARDEEQRANGVTFSVAGEAATRLFPFDLVPRVVPADDWTALTAGLTQRVRALNAFLADVYDTRQIVADGVVPEWVIDGSPELRASGALSSGPGVRAQVAGVDLVRDVDGRWCVLEDNLRVPSGIAYAMQNRRLTESILPELPRPGNLIPVDDTPRLLKEALLASAPGDDPALVVLSQGPDDSAWFEHRMLAEAMGVPVVRSTELFVEDGRVHRLRDGKRYPVDVIYLRMGEDSLVHSPGADGMPLGPSLVAALHARTVRLANSLGNGIGDDKAVYAYAGRMIEYYLNEKPLLADVPTYLCGLPEQRAEVLSRLDELVCKPVDGYGGDRIVIGPHATADELDALRRQIRTAPHRWVAQDLVRLSTHPVFDGHQLAPRHVDLRAFVFTGDRPVVAPAALTRVAPAGSMIVNSSRGGGSKDTWLLA